The following proteins are co-located in the Microcystis wesenbergii NRERC-220 genome:
- the sbcC gene encoding exonuclease subunit SbcC, whose translation MIPLQLTLKNFLSYREAVLDFRGLHTACICGANGAGKSSLLEAITWAIWGESRTSIADDVIHAGSDYARVDFEFSYGGEIYKIIRSRHRGGKASGLDFQVINDQSFRPLSGKSIKDTQAQINTYLKIDHKTFINSAYLRQGQADEFMKQPPSGRKQILAELLQLDRYEILANKAKDISKQFDGQSLQIEQQVETIKLRLQEKNSYREQLQELNTQIDQINQEQEVNNRRLQQLQGEENQRQNWEKQRQWQREQERALLAEIERLDREKVSLDNQLNQIRTILHRKNEIIAAHERLINLDQKEASLSSQLQAWQQAQYDKQQLEQKLQQKINEFTLPIQQTSARLEELGRQEQETQKIIEQAGDIQAGLEKLNYHRQRLQELDRLALKYAPLNSRKADLNMQLEREKAGINARREQLQRNRQQLETEIDRIPLLREEALNLAKRIKELDKKQTYCERVEEKETLKQVDKKSLLDQQKRYEEQLLELTDKLEKLNIPDSVCPLCEQNLDSHHRDQVIRKTHQHQEQIQEQIWSLQEGMADCDRDLKRLREELAQIKQELPVRSNLQQKYVQLEVKLETIEEKEIELEKTEEILAELEALLSSGNYALELQQELQIVNQEIAFLNYDEQSHALVRGEEKRWRWAEIQESELKQANRRLANIKAEKPNLINQLARIEKEKQELGQNSPIKQEIERLEKLIQNLNYDRSEHQNIQNLIRQLQGVRLQYQDWQQAEKNYPEIAAKIADIEQRLQLRNEDRQKLNQELANISQKIGTLTDYRQEIAALSTNIQQRRQIIDGLLSQKGRVEEKLHQLETLGKQLIEKERDLAKVKKQYRVYKELALAFGKNGLQTLMIENVLPELEAQTNHILARLTGNQFHVHFLTQKSGKGTKKQQQKSIDTLDIIIGDTRGSRPYETYSGGEAFRINFSIRLALARLLAQRAGTALQMLIVDEGFGTQDAEGCERLIAAINAISADFACILTVTHMPQFKEAFQHRIEVRKTEQGSQLMLLS comes from the coding sequence ATGATTCCCCTACAATTAACCCTGAAAAATTTTCTCAGTTATCGCGAGGCAGTGCTAGATTTTCGCGGATTACATACTGCCTGTATTTGTGGTGCCAATGGTGCGGGAAAATCCTCTTTACTCGAAGCAATTACTTGGGCAATTTGGGGAGAAAGTCGCACCTCGATTGCTGATGATGTGATTCATGCGGGCAGCGATTATGCGCGGGTAGATTTCGAGTTTAGTTATGGGGGAGAAATCTATAAAATTATCCGTAGTCGTCACCGGGGAGGGAAAGCTTCTGGTTTAGATTTTCAGGTGATTAATGATCAGAGTTTTCGTCCTTTATCGGGTAAAAGTATTAAAGATACCCAAGCACAGATTAATACTTATCTAAAAATAGACCATAAAACTTTCATTAATTCTGCTTATTTACGACAGGGACAAGCGGACGAGTTTATGAAACAGCCTCCCAGTGGTCGTAAACAGATTTTAGCAGAATTATTACAACTCGATCGCTATGAAATTTTAGCAAATAAAGCCAAGGATATATCGAAACAATTTGATGGACAGTCCCTCCAGATCGAGCAGCAAGTAGAAACTATCAAACTCCGTCTTCAGGAGAAAAATTCTTATCGGGAGCAGCTGCAAGAGTTAAACACCCAAATTGACCAAATTAATCAAGAACAAGAGGTAAATAATCGGCGTTTACAGCAACTACAAGGGGAAGAAAATCAGCGTCAGAATTGGGAAAAACAGCGGCAGTGGCAAAGAGAACAGGAGCGAGCTTTATTAGCAGAAATCGAGAGATTAGACCGGGAAAAAGTTAGTCTAGACAATCAATTAAATCAAATAAGGACTATTCTTCATCGCAAAAATGAAATCATTGCCGCCCACGAGCGCCTAATCAATTTAGACCAGAAAGAGGCAAGTTTGTCAAGTCAATTACAAGCTTGGCAACAGGCCCAGTATGATAAACAACAATTAGAACAGAAATTACAGCAAAAAATTAACGAATTTACCCTTCCCATCCAACAAACGAGCGCTCGTTTAGAAGAATTGGGAAGACAGGAACAAGAAACTCAAAAAATTATCGAGCAAGCGGGGGATATTCAAGCAGGATTAGAGAAGTTAAATTATCATCGTCAACGTCTTCAGGAATTGGATAGATTAGCTTTAAAATATGCTCCTTTAAATAGCCGAAAAGCTGATCTAAATATGCAGTTGGAACGGGAAAAAGCTGGCATCAATGCTCGTCGGGAACAACTGCAAAGAAATCGGCAACAATTAGAGACAGAAATTGATCGTATTCCTCTACTAAGAGAGGAAGCTCTCAATTTAGCCAAACGAATTAAGGAACTAGATAAAAAACAAACCTATTGTGAACGAGTTGAAGAAAAGGAAACTCTTAAACAAGTGGATAAAAAAAGTTTATTAGATCAACAGAAAAGATATGAAGAACAACTTTTAGAGTTAACTGATAAATTGGAAAAATTAAATATTCCCGATTCGGTTTGTCCTTTGTGTGAACAGAATTTAGACAGTCATCACCGTGATCAAGTAATCAGGAAAACCCATCAACATCAAGAACAAATTCAAGAGCAAATTTGGTCTCTACAGGAAGGGATGGCAGACTGCGATCGAGATTTAAAACGTTTACGCGAGGAATTAGCCCAAATTAAACAAGAATTGCCAGTAAGATCGAATCTACAACAAAAATATGTGCAGTTAGAAGTCAAGTTAGAAACTATTGAAGAAAAGGAAATAGAACTAGAGAAAACCGAGGAGATACTTGCGGAGTTAGAAGCACTTTTAAGCAGTGGCAATTATGCCCTAGAATTACAGCAAGAATTGCAAATTGTCAATCAAGAAATTGCCTTCTTAAACTATGATGAACAAAGTCATGCTTTAGTCAGAGGAGAAGAAAAAAGATGGCGTTGGGCAGAAATTCAAGAATCAGAACTTAAGCAAGCAAACCGTCGTTTAGCTAATATCAAGGCTGAGAAACCTAATTTAATCAATCAACTAGCTAGAATAGAAAAAGAGAAGCAAGAACTAGGTCAAAATTCCCCAATTAAACAGGAAATTGAACGCTTAGAAAAGCTTATTCAAAACTTAAATTATGATCGCAGTGAACATCAGAATATTCAAAATCTGATCCGACAATTACAGGGAGTAAGATTACAGTATCAAGACTGGCAACAAGCGGAAAAAAATTATCCAGAAATAGCCGCTAAAATCGCTGACATTGAGCAAAGATTACAGCTGCGAAATGAGGATCGCCAGAAGCTGAATCAGGAGTTAGCAAATATTAGTCAAAAGATTGGTACTTTGACTGACTATCGCCAAGAAATAGCCGCATTATCGACTAATATTCAACAGCGAAGACAGATAATTGATGGATTGCTCTCCCAAAAAGGTCGGGTTGAGGAGAAGTTACATCAACTGGAAACTTTAGGTAAACAACTGATAGAAAAAGAGAGGGATTTAGCTAAAGTTAAAAAACAATATAGAGTTTATAAAGAGTTAGCCCTAGCTTTCGGAAAAAATGGTTTACAAACTCTGATGATTGAGAATGTTTTACCAGAGTTAGAAGCACAAACTAATCATATTTTAGCTCGCTTAACTGGTAATCAATTTCATGTGCATTTTTTAACCCAAAAAAGCGGTAAAGGTACTAAGAAACAGCAACAAAAGTCAATCGATACTTTAGATATTATTATTGGTGATACCCGGGGATCCCGTCCCTACGAAACCTATTCAGGAGGGGAAGCTTTTCGGATTAATTTCTCGATTCGATTAGCTTTAGCGAGATTATTGGCACAAAGAGCCGGAACAGCCCTACAAATGCTCATTGTTGACGAGGGATTCGGAACTCAGGATGCGGAGGGATGCGAGCGCTTAATTGCGGCAATTAACGCTATATCCGCCGATTTTGCCTGTATTTTGACGGTAACTCATATGCCTCAATTTAAAGAAGCTTTTCAACATCGCATCGAAGTCCGCAAAACCGAACAGGGTTCTCAATTAATGTTATTATCCTAG
- a CDS encoding rhodanese-like domain-containing protein gives MSIPEISVHELALRLADHDPNLQLIDVREPEEVAIASVASFTILPLSQYREWSPTIATQFNPQAETLVICHHGMRSLQMCQWLQSQGFTNVKNINGGIDAYSLLVDPNIPRY, from the coding sequence ATGAGCATTCCCGAAATTAGCGTCCATGAACTCGCTCTCCGTTTAGCCGATCATGATCCTAATTTACAACTTATTGATGTGCGCGAACCGGAGGAAGTTGCGATCGCATCTGTGGCCAGTTTTACCATTTTACCCTTGAGTCAATACCGAGAATGGTCGCCCACTATTGCCACCCAATTCAACCCCCAAGCGGAAACCCTCGTTATCTGTCACCATGGCATGAGATCCCTGCAAATGTGCCAATGGCTACAAAGTCAGGGTTTTACTAATGTTAAAAATATTAACGGCGGCATCGATGCTTATTCCCTTCTCGTCGATCCTAATATTCCCCGCTACTAA
- the hrcA gene encoding heat-inducible transcriptional repressor HrcA, producing the protein MSARTHLSDRYQQILKATIQHYIATAEPVGSKTLLDEYKFTVSSATIRNALGKLEKEGLLYQPHTSSGRIPSDWGYRLYVDELMTPDDRIGEKIGYYLHQKAKSPAWSLESLLQRATQLLAGLSGYIAIVTLPHTLTNTLRHLQLVPVSGRQIMLIIVTDSLQTRSVMIEIPESMETDKKDGLAEELQILSNFLGEKLKGYCLADLINLDWQQIEREFARYTHFLQQLSQEISASLQSTATPEIIVHGVAEVIRQPEFAQWQQVQMLLHLLEAEQDRLLPLILQRPEPEKSAKKVKITIGSESTLESMRPCTLISAFYKQGDTPVGSVGIIGPTRMLYENTIPLVESTANYLSETISK; encoded by the coding sequence ATGTCCGCTAGAACCCATCTCAGCGATCGCTATCAACAGATCTTAAAGGCGACAATCCAACATTATATCGCCACGGCCGAACCGGTTGGCTCGAAAACTCTACTCGATGAGTACAAGTTTACTGTTAGTTCCGCCACGATTCGCAATGCTCTCGGTAAACTGGAAAAAGAAGGTTTACTCTATCAACCCCACACTTCCTCCGGACGCATTCCCTCCGATTGGGGTTATCGTCTCTACGTCGATGAGTTAATGACTCCCGATGACCGTATCGGCGAAAAAATCGGCTATTATCTGCATCAAAAGGCTAAATCTCCCGCTTGGAGTCTCGAAAGTCTGCTACAACGGGCCACCCAACTTTTAGCCGGTTTAAGCGGTTATATCGCTATCGTTACCCTCCCCCACACCCTCACCAATACCCTGCGTCATCTGCAATTAGTCCCCGTCTCGGGCCGGCAGATCATGTTAATTATTGTTACAGATAGTTTACAAACACGCTCGGTTATGATAGAGATTCCTGAGTCTATGGAAACGGACAAGAAGGATGGATTAGCAGAAGAATTACAAATCCTCTCTAATTTTCTGGGGGAAAAATTAAAAGGTTATTGCTTGGCAGATTTAATTAACCTCGATTGGCAGCAAATCGAGCGAGAATTTGCCCGTTATACCCATTTTCTCCAACAATTAAGCCAAGAAATCAGCGCTAGTCTCCAATCCACTGCCACCCCGGAGATTATCGTCCATGGTGTCGCTGAAGTCATTCGACAGCCAGAATTCGCCCAATGGCAACAAGTACAAATGTTACTGCATCTATTGGAAGCAGAACAGGATCGCCTTTTACCCCTGATTTTACAAAGACCAGAACCAGAAAAATCAGCTAAAAAAGTCAAAATCACCATTGGTTCCGAAAGTACTCTGGAATCCATGCGCCCTTGTACTCTTATCTCCGCTTTTTATAAACAGGGAGATACTCCCGTCGGTAGTGTTGGCATTATCGGACCGACGCGAATGTTATACGAAAATACCATTCCCCTAGTGGAATCCACCGCTAACTATCTCAGCGAGACTATAAGTAAGTAG
- a CDS encoding PEP-CTERM sorting domain-containing protein gives MRSHQVAVLLSTFATVALVAPAVQAATLVTSLPIQFVNVTGGFTSPSTPPGSPDPINGISATINGAGSGSTIPFNPTTGGAILGNFVAANVLFNYTAGDPLTFDLLSNGSSVFTDTFSITGNYNIDLTSVVPGVANTNLVVQFSVLSGTGTTGINGVKLEITTKTPEPGTMTAIGLLGLGLAGAATRRQLQEKAKTKV, from the coding sequence ATGAGAAGCCATCAAGTTGCAGTTTTATTATCCACCTTCGCCACCGTTGCCCTAGTTGCCCCCGCAGTCCAAGCGGCAACCCTTGTTACCTCCCTACCGATTCAATTCGTGAACGTTACAGGTGGTTTTACTTCCCCCTCCACCCCTCCCGGTAGTCCCGATCCCATCAATGGGATTAGTGCCACCATTAATGGTGCTGGCAGTGGTAGCACTATCCCCTTTAATCCCACCACCGGCGGTGCAATTCTAGGTAATTTCGTCGCCGCTAATGTTCTATTTAATTACACTGCTGGCGACCCCCTCACCTTCGATTTATTATCTAACGGTAGTTCTGTCTTTACTGACACTTTCTCTATCACTGGCAACTATAACATTGACCTGACTTCCGTTGTTCCAGGTGTTGCTAATACAAATCTCGTGGTTCAGTTCAGCGTCCTCTCTGGTACTGGTACAACCGGAATTAATGGCGTTAAATTAGAAATCACCACCAAAACACCTGAACCCGGAACTATGACCGCTATCGGTTTATTAGGTCTGGGTTTAGCCGGTGCCGCTACTCGTCGTCAACTGCAAGAAAAAGCCAAAACCAAAGTCTAA
- the menA gene encoding 2-carboxy-1,4-naphthoquinone phytyltransferase, whose translation MTSDTVTTPSPQKLWLAALKPPMYSVAIIPIILGTVIADQETGRFSLPIFATFILSAILILAWLNLSNDVFDADTGIDVNKAHSIVNLTGNKSLIFWLSNLFLLVGIAGIFAISYWRGDWMILELIALCCFLGYTYQGPPFRLGYQGLGEIICFFTFGPLAIAAAYYSQVGAFSLSSLAASIIIGITTSIILFCSHFHQVADDLKAGKKSPIARLGTLKGSRVLTVVTVLVYVLTVVFVLLQVYPPLTLLIFLSLPFAWQLVHHVNQNHDQPQLVSNCKFIAVNLHFFSGLLFSLGYFLASR comes from the coding sequence ATGACCAGCGATACTGTCACCACTCCCTCGCCCCAAAAACTTTGGTTAGCAGCCCTTAAACCACCAATGTATAGTGTGGCGATTATACCGATTATTCTGGGAACTGTGATCGCTGATCAGGAAACAGGTCGATTTTCTCTGCCGATTTTTGCCACCTTTATCCTCTCAGCTATTTTAATTCTCGCTTGGTTAAATCTCAGTAATGATGTTTTTGATGCCGATACCGGGATCGATGTCAATAAAGCCCATTCGATCGTTAATTTAACCGGCAATAAATCTTTAATTTTCTGGCTGAGTAATCTTTTTCTATTAGTGGGTATTGCTGGTATTTTTGCTATTAGTTATTGGCGAGGCGATTGGATGATCCTAGAATTAATCGCCCTCTGCTGTTTTTTGGGCTATACCTATCAAGGACCGCCCTTCCGTCTCGGTTATCAAGGATTAGGTGAAATTATCTGTTTCTTTACTTTTGGACCCTTGGCGATTGCCGCCGCCTACTATTCCCAAGTCGGTGCTTTTTCTCTCTCTAGTCTAGCGGCTTCAATTATTATCGGGATTACCACTTCTATCATCCTTTTTTGTTCCCATTTCCATCAAGTCGCCGATGATCTCAAAGCGGGTAAAAAATCACCTATTGCCCGTTTAGGTACTTTAAAAGGTTCTAGAGTTTTAACGGTGGTGACGGTTCTCGTTTACGTTTTAACGGTGGTTTTTGTCCTGCTGCAAGTTTATCCCCCTCTCACCCTTTTAATTTTTCTTAGTCTCCCTTTCGCTTGGCAATTAGTCCACCACGTTAACCAAAATCATGACCAACCTCAGCTAGTCAGTAACTGCAAGTTTATAGCGGTTAATCTTCACTTTTTTAGTGGCCTTCTCTTCTCCCTTGGTTATTTCCTTGCTTCCCGTTGA
- a CDS encoding ATP-binding protein: MSEQPLGSVIQGSLSEGLEIRLYPDISVEDMRVGKFLVVQGTRSRFFCLLTDVSLGNSSPRIIANPPHPDDSFMRDVLAGSGTYGTIELSPMLMFTPTGGNSPAVSDSSLASFQPQTSADLELLPVKTIPAHFSQVYEACEQDFRMVFGWEDDPTRKNFAIGQPLDMDVPICINLDRFVERSNGVFGKSGTGKSFLTRLLISGIIRKQAGVNLMFDMHSEYGWEAMKEGKEVSTVKGLCQLFPGQVEIYTLDPDSTKRRGVRGAQELFLSYNQIEIEDIRLIGRELGISEASLDNANILYNEYGESWIVQLLNMSNEDIKIFCTEKQGHAGSIMSLQRKLMRLDSLKYLKSVCPHNYIDQVLQALDAGKHVVIEFGSQSNMLSYMLATNMITRRIHANYVKKAEYFLQTKNPVDRPQQLVITIEEAHRFLDAAVVHQTIFGTIAREMRKYFVTLLIVDQRPSGIDNEVMSQVGTRITCLLNDEKDIEAIFTGVSGGGSLRSVLAKLDSKQQALVLGHAVPMPVVIRTRAYDQKFYAEIGATDWRELPDEEVLAAAKIAKADLGF, encoded by the coding sequence ATGAGTGAACAACCCCTCGGATCGGTTATTCAAGGTTCCCTGAGTGAAGGTTTAGAAATCCGTCTTTATCCGGATATTTCCGTCGAAGATATGCGCGTCGGTAAGTTTTTGGTTGTGCAAGGCACTCGCTCGCGTTTTTTCTGTCTCCTCACCGATGTCTCCCTGGGTAACTCCAGTCCCCGGATTATCGCTAACCCTCCCCATCCCGATGATAGTTTTATGCGCGATGTTTTGGCGGGTAGCGGCACTTATGGTACAATTGAACTATCACCTATGCTCATGTTTACTCCGACGGGAGGTAATTCCCCCGCAGTTTCCGACAGTTCTTTAGCCTCTTTTCAACCCCAAACTAGCGCCGATTTAGAATTACTGCCAGTCAAAACTATTCCCGCCCATTTTAGCCAAGTTTATGAAGCTTGTGAGCAGGATTTTCGCATGGTTTTCGGTTGGGAAGATGATCCCACCAGAAAGAATTTTGCTATTGGTCAACCCCTTGACATGGACGTGCCAATATGTATTAATCTCGATCGCTTTGTCGAACGTAGTAACGGTGTTTTTGGCAAATCCGGGACGGGAAAATCCTTTTTAACCAGGCTGTTAATTTCGGGTATTATTCGCAAACAAGCAGGGGTTAACCTCATGTTTGATATGCACTCGGAATACGGTTGGGAAGCGATGAAAGAAGGGAAGGAGGTTTCTACGGTGAAAGGATTATGTCAATTATTTCCCGGACAGGTGGAAATTTATACCCTCGATCCCGATTCTACCAAACGCCGGGGAGTACGAGGAGCGCAGGAATTATTCTTAAGTTATAATCAGATTGAAATCGAAGATATTCGTTTAATCGGTCGGGAATTAGGCATCTCAGAAGCTAGTTTAGATAATGCCAATATTCTCTATAACGAGTATGGAGAATCTTGGATCGTTCAGTTATTAAATATGAGTAACGAGGATATTAAAATCTTCTGTACGGAAAAACAGGGCCATGCGGGATCAATTATGTCCCTCCAGAGAAAATTAATGCGTCTAGATAGTTTGAAATATCTAAAAAGTGTTTGTCCCCACAATTATATCGATCAGGTTTTACAAGCTTTAGATGCGGGTAAGCACGTTGTCATCGAATTTGGCTCCCAAAGTAATATGCTTTCCTATATGTTAGCCACCAATATGATCACCCGTCGGATTCATGCTAATTATGTTAAAAAAGCTGAATATTTTTTACAAACTAAAAACCCCGTCGATCGGCCGCAACAGTTAGTGATTACCATTGAAGAAGCTCACCGATTTTTAGATGCTGCCGTGGTGCATCAAACTATTTTTGGAACTATTGCCAGGGAGATGCGAAAATACTTTGTTACTCTCCTAATTGTCGATCAAAGACCTTCAGGAATTGATAACGAAGTCATGTCTCAGGTAGGAACAAGAATCACCTGTTTATTAAACGATGAAAAGGACATCGAAGCTATATTTACTGGGGTTTCTGGAGGGGGAAGTTTGCGATCAGTTTTAGCGAAATTAGACTCAAAACAACAGGCTTTAGTTTTAGGTCATGCGGTTCCTATGCCGGTAGTAATTCGTACTCGCGCCTACGATCAAAAATTCTATGCTGAAATAGGTGCGACCGACTGGCGAGAATTACCCGATGAGGAAGTATTAGCGGCGGCCAAAATTGCCAAAGCCGATCTAGGATTTTAG
- a CDS encoding DUF29 domain-containing protein yields MTAQIPISKISLYDRDFQLWIETTVNQLRQEDFASVDWTNLIEELASMGKNNRHALKSLLIQLLAHLLKLVYWQTEREYNANQWEAAIINFRVEIADLLEDSPSLKPYLLEIFDSCYGKARQIVSKLSKQEIPIEVIITPAETLDENWFP; encoded by the coding sequence ATGACCGCTCAAATACCGATCTCGAAGATCAGCTTATACGATCGAGATTTTCAGCTATGGATCGAGACAACCGTTAACCAATTACGACAGGAGGATTTTGCCTCGGTTGACTGGACTAATCTGATCGAGGAATTAGCAAGTATGGGAAAAAATAATCGACACGCTCTCAAAAGTTTGTTAATTCAATTATTAGCTCATCTGCTCAAGTTAGTTTATTGGCAGACGGAAAGAGAGTATAATGCTAATCAATGGGAAGCGGCAATTATTAATTTTCGAGTTGAAATTGCCGATCTGCTGGAAGACAGTCCTAGTTTAAAACCTTATCTCCTCGAAATTTTCGATTCTTGTTATGGAAAAGCTAGACAAATAGTCTCGAAATTGAGCAAGCAAGAAATTCCCATAGAAGTCATTATTACCCCAGCAGAAACCCTGGATGAAAACTGGTTTCCCTAA
- the rlmD gene encoding 23S rRNA (uracil(1939)-C(5))-methyltransferase RlmD yields the protein MQQGDLIEIEITDLNHTGEGVGKYRGQVIFVPDTVIGDRIQTRITYIKKSHAIGKLQTILQASPHRIRPRCIVADKCGGCQWQHIEDQFQLRVKKEQVQEVLTRIGGFSDPLVYPPLTGNSPLAYRNKATYPLGFSPTGNVQAGYYRRGSHHLINLNQCPIQDQALNPFLAEIKRDIQEQGWSIYDEKTHQGQLRHLSLRIGRHTGEILLTLISTDHNLQGIETQARQWLAKYGNLVGVTVNYNPDRGNAIFGPQTTTIAGRDYITEKFAGLTYQLAADTFFQVNTEAAEALFAVICQKLDLKGEEILIDAYCGIGTFTLPLAKRVKEVIGLESYSFSLDRAKINAQLNNITNTTFILGAVEKTLPQLTVKPDIILLDPPRKGCDRSVLDSLLRLQSQRIVYISCQSATLARDLQYLCKTGDYQLLEVQTADFFPQTPHVECAAFLRQKTANMVG from the coding sequence ATGCAACAAGGTGATTTAATCGAGATCGAGATTACCGACCTCAACCATACGGGCGAAGGTGTGGGAAAATACCGAGGACAGGTGATTTTTGTGCCAGATACGGTCATTGGCGATCGCATTCAAACTCGCATCACCTATATTAAAAAAAGTCATGCGATCGGCAAACTACAAACTATTCTACAAGCTTCTCCCCATCGTATCCGGCCCCGCTGCATTGTTGCCGATAAATGTGGTGGTTGTCAATGGCAACACATCGAGGATCAATTTCAGCTTCGGGTCAAAAAAGAGCAAGTACAAGAGGTATTAACCAGAATTGGCGGTTTTAGCGATCCTTTGGTTTATCCTCCCCTCACCGGTAATTCTCCCCTCGCTTATCGCAATAAAGCTACCTATCCCCTCGGATTTTCCCCCACCGGCAATGTGCAAGCAGGTTATTATCGTCGCGGCAGCCATCATCTGATTAATCTCAATCAATGTCCGATTCAAGATCAGGCTTTAAATCCGTTTCTAGCAGAGATAAAACGGGATATTCAGGAGCAAGGCTGGTCAATTTATGATGAAAAGACCCACCAAGGACAATTACGCCATTTATCCCTGAGAATTGGCCGCCACACTGGAGAAATTTTATTAACCCTGATTAGTACCGATCATAATTTACAGGGAATTGAGACCCAGGCGCGGCAATGGCTGGCAAAATACGGCAATTTAGTCGGTGTAACCGTGAATTATAACCCCGATCGAGGGAATGCTATTTTTGGACCTCAGACCACAACTATCGCCGGAAGGGACTATATTACCGAAAAGTTCGCCGGATTAACCTATCAATTGGCTGCCGATACCTTTTTTCAGGTTAATACAGAGGCTGCTGAAGCCTTATTTGCGGTTATTTGTCAGAAATTAGACCTTAAAGGTGAAGAAATTCTTATTGATGCCTACTGTGGTATCGGTACTTTTACTTTACCCCTCGCTAAACGGGTTAAAGAGGTGATTGGACTAGAATCCTATAGCTTTTCCCTCGATCGAGCCAAGATTAACGCCCAATTAAATAATATTACCAACACAACTTTTATTTTGGGGGCAGTAGAAAAAACTTTACCGCAACTGACAGTTAAACCCGACATTATTCTACTCGATCCGCCCCGCAAAGGTTGCGATCGATCTGTCCTCGATAGTCTGTTACGGCTGCAAAGTCAACGCATTGTTTATATCAGTTGTCAAAGTGCAACTTTAGCCAGAGACTTGCAATATCTCTGTAAAACAGGCGATTATCAACTGCTAGAAGTGCAAACAGCTGATTTCTTTCCCCAAACTCCCCACGTCGAATGCGCCGCTTTTCTTAGACAAAAAACAGCGAATATGGTAGGATGA
- a CDS encoding RNA-guided endonuclease InsQ/TnpB family protein has translation MEKAYSFRFYPTPTQESLLRRTLGCVRLVYNKALHERTQAWYERQERVGYAQTSSMLTDWKKQEELDFLNEVSCVPLQQGLRHLQTAFTNFFAGRTKYPNFKKKHQGGSAEFTKSAFKFKDKQIYLAKCTEPLPIRWSRQIPESCEPSTVTVRLHPSGRWHISIRFDDPTIKPLPVTDKAIGIDLGISSLVITSDGDKVSNPKHFKKHYRRLRKAQKNLSKKKKGSKNREKARIKVARIHAQITDSRKDHLHKLTTQLVRENQTIVVENLAVKNMVKNPKLSQAISDVSWGEITRQLAYKCRWYGRNYIEIDRWFPSSKRCSNCGYIAEKMPLNVREWDCPDCGTHHDRDINASKNILAAGLAVSVCGATIRPEQSKSVKAGAKNPSGKKQKPFG, from the coding sequence ATGGAAAAAGCCTACTCGTTTCGATTTTACCCCACACCAACACAAGAGTCGCTATTGCGGCGCACATTGGGCTGTGTAAGATTGGTTTACAATAAAGCTCTCCACGAACGAACACAAGCTTGGTATGAAAGACAAGAAAGAGTAGGCTACGCTCAAACTTCTTCAATGTTGACCGATTGGAAAAAGCAAGAAGAATTAGACTTTCTCAATGAGGTAAGCTGTGTACCCTTACAACAAGGGTTAAGACATTTACAAACAGCTTTTACTAATTTCTTTGCTGGTCGTACTAAGTATCCTAACTTTAAGAAAAAACATCAGGGAGGAAGTGCCGAATTTACCAAATCTGCTTTTAAGTTCAAAGACAAACAAATCTATTTAGCCAAATGCACAGAACCCTTACCTATTCGATGGTCAAGACAAATACCAGAAAGCTGTGAACCAAGCACAGTAACAGTCAGATTACATCCTTCTGGACGTTGGCATATTTCAATTAGATTTGATGACCCAACGATTAAGCCTCTACCAGTAACAGATAAAGCCATCGGAATTGACTTAGGAATTAGTAGCCTCGTGATTACCAGCGATGGCGATAAAGTATCTAATCCCAAGCATTTTAAAAAGCATTATCGGAGACTGCGAAAGGCCCAAAAAAATCTTTCTAAGAAGAAGAAAGGCTCAAAAAATCGGGAAAAAGCAAGAATCAAAGTAGCCAGAATTCACGCTCAAATCACCGATAGCAGAAAAGACCATTTACATAAGCTAACCACTCAATTAGTTCGTGAAAACCAAACGATTGTGGTTGAGAATTTAGCCGTCAAGAATATGGTCAAAAACCCGAAATTATCTCAGGCAATATCTGATGTAAGCTGGGGAGAAATTACCCGACAATTAGCCTATAAATGCCGTTGGTATGGGAGAAACTACATCGAAATAGATAGATGGTTTCCTAGCTCTAAAAGGTGTAGTAATTGCGGGTATATTGCTGAGAAAATGCCGTTAAATGTTCGAGAGTGGGACTGTCCAGACTGTGGGACTCACCATGACCGAGATATTAACGCCAGTAAAAATATTTTGGCCGCAGGGCTTGCGGTGTCAGTCTGTGGAGCGACTATAAGACCAGAACAGAGTAAATCTGTTAAGGCAGGTGCGAAAAATCCTTCGGGAAAGAAACAGAAACCGTTCGGCTGA